A single genomic interval of Adhaeribacter pallidiroseus harbors:
- the gmd gene encoding GDP-mannose 4,6-dehydratase, whose amino-acid sequence MKKALITGITGQDGAYLADLLLSKGYEVHGIKRRSSLFNTDRIDHLYQDPHEEKIRFRLHYGDLSDSTNIIRIIQQVQPDEIYNLGAMSHVKVSFDTPEYTANADGIGTLRILEAVRLLGLTEKTKIYQASTSELYGLVQAVPQSETTPFYPRSPYAVAKLYGYWITVNYREAYNMYACNGILFNHESPLRGETFVTRKITRGAAKIAMGLQDKLFLGNLDARRDWGHAKDYVEAMYLILQQDKPEDYVIATGVTTTVRDFVKMAFAEVGIQLAFSGEGVDEKGIVQSCINPDYLLKAGKEVVAVDPRYFRPTEVDLLIGDPTKSMTQLGWQPKYDLPALVKEMMEADVNHFVQEKMLQEAGYRVKNQFE is encoded by the coding sequence ATGAAAAAAGCCTTAATTACCGGCATTACAGGCCAGGATGGTGCTTACTTAGCCGATTTATTATTAAGTAAGGGTTATGAAGTTCATGGCATTAAACGCCGAAGTTCTTTGTTTAATACCGATCGGATCGATCATTTATACCAGGATCCACACGAAGAAAAAATTCGTTTTCGGTTACACTACGGCGACTTAAGTGACTCCACTAATATTATCCGGATCATTCAACAAGTACAGCCTGATGAAATTTATAATTTAGGAGCTATGAGCCACGTTAAAGTAAGCTTTGACACTCCCGAATATACCGCTAATGCCGACGGAATTGGCACCCTTCGTATTCTGGAGGCCGTTCGCTTATTAGGATTAACCGAAAAAACTAAAATCTATCAAGCCTCTACTTCCGAACTATATGGTTTGGTCCAAGCGGTGCCTCAATCCGAAACTACTCCTTTCTATCCCCGTTCGCCCTACGCCGTGGCTAAGTTATATGGCTATTGGATAACCGTAAACTACCGCGAAGCTTATAACATGTATGCTTGTAACGGCATTTTATTTAACCACGAAAGTCCATTAAGAGGTGAAACCTTTGTAACGCGAAAAATTACACGCGGGGCAGCTAAAATTGCGATGGGTTTACAAGATAAGCTTTTCCTGGGTAATCTGGATGCCCGCCGGGATTGGGGTCATGCCAAAGATTACGTAGAAGCCATGTATTTGATACTGCAACAAGACAAACCCGAAGACTATGTGATTGCCACTGGTGTTACAACAACTGTCCGGGACTTTGTAAAAATGGCTTTTGCAGAAGTAGGTATTCAATTAGCATTTAGTGGAGAAGGTGTGGATGAAAAAGGTATTGTTCAATCTTGTATTAATCCAGACTATTTACTTAAAGCAGGTAAAGAAGTAGTTGCCGTAGATCCGCGTTACTTCCGACCCACCGAAGTAGATCTACTCATTGGTGATCCCACCAAATCGATGACCCAATTGGGCTGGCAGCCTAAATATGACTTACCAGCTTTAGTAAAAGAAATGATGGAAGCTGATGTAAACCATTTTGTGCAGGAAAAAATGCTGCAAGAAGCGGGTTATCGTGTAAAGAACCAGTTTGAATAG
- a CDS encoding undecaprenyl-phosphate glucose phosphotransferase: MTHKYTTYFKYINIAVDYLILNIAIVIALSIADNISLVKHISELYKLDFLLLNLFWFYCAKLFGLYNNILSRDAMPTMKATLLALVTYYIAIYSLNLAFPFLNLSSTFLIAFHSATSVLMPVWKFYFLAIRRSKRKFWVEYTRIVVLGASRAGIEMSKYLNTNPQLGYKVEGIFDDNAGLNLEDQTHLGDINDCFDFMKKSGISEVYCALPNREVSRIKSLMQEADKQMIRFKMVPDINDFLEQDVYTGKNGKFPILVHRAEPLENKTNEIRKRVFDVVFSLLVIVFVLSWLIPLLGIIIKLNSKGSVFFKQLRSGKDNKPFYCFKFRTMTENADSDTKQTYKGDMRVTKVGAFLRKTSMDELPQFINVLLGDMSVVGPRPHMLKHTEDYSAVIDKYMVRQFLTPGITGWAQVNGFRGETKETELMSKRVEADLWYLENWSFLLDLRIVVLTIWQAVKGNENAY; the protein is encoded by the coding sequence ATGACACACAAATACACCACCTATTTTAAGTATATCAATATTGCAGTTGATTACTTAATCTTAAATATTGCGATTGTTATAGCTTTAAGCATTGCCGATAATATTTCATTAGTGAAGCATATATCCGAGCTATATAAACTGGATTTTCTGCTCTTAAATCTGTTTTGGTTTTATTGTGCTAAGTTATTCGGTTTATATAATAATATATTGAGTAGAGATGCTATGCCAACTATGAAAGCTACTCTGCTGGCTTTAGTTACATACTATATCGCTATATATTCCCTGAATCTTGCCTTTCCTTTTTTAAACCTTTCCTCAACCTTCTTAATAGCTTTTCACTCGGCGACAAGTGTTTTGATGCCTGTTTGGAAATTTTATTTTTTAGCTATCAGACGTTCAAAACGAAAATTCTGGGTGGAGTATACCCGGATTGTGGTTTTAGGGGCCAGTAGAGCGGGTATTGAAATGAGTAAATATTTAAATACTAATCCGCAGTTAGGCTATAAAGTAGAAGGTATTTTTGATGATAATGCCGGGTTAAATCTGGAAGATCAAACGCATTTAGGCGACATTAACGATTGCTTTGATTTTATGAAAAAATCAGGCATTTCGGAAGTGTATTGTGCCTTGCCCAACAGAGAGGTGAGCAGAATAAAATCGTTGATGCAGGAAGCAGACAAACAGATGATCCGATTTAAAATGGTGCCGGATATTAATGATTTCCTGGAACAAGATGTATATACCGGCAAAAATGGTAAATTCCCGATCTTAGTGCACCGGGCTGAGCCATTGGAAAATAAGACGAACGAAATCCGGAAAAGAGTATTTGATGTAGTATTTTCTTTATTAGTGATTGTTTTTGTGCTAAGCTGGTTAATACCCCTGTTGGGTATTATTATCAAATTAAATTCAAAAGGATCCGTATTTTTCAAACAGCTTCGTTCCGGTAAAGATAATAAGCCTTTTTATTGCTTTAAATTTAGAACCATGACCGAAAACGCCGATTCGGATACGAAGCAAACTTATAAAGGAGATATGCGGGTAACCAAAGTAGGTGCATTTCTTCGTAAAACCAGCATGGATGAATTACCGCAATTTATAAATGTTTTGTTGGGCGATATGTCGGTTGTAGGACCACGGCCGCACATGCTCAAACACACGGAGGATTATTCAGCAGTAATTGACAAATACATGGTGCGTCAGTTTCTTACTCCCGGAATTACGGGCTGGGCGCAAGTAAATGGTTTTAGAGGAGAAACGAAAGAAACCGAGTTGATGTCGAAGCGAGTAGAAGCCGATCTTTGGTACCTGGAAAACTGGTCGTTCTTACTGGATTTAAGAATAGTAGTTTTAACTATTTGGCAGGCAGTTAAAGGAAACGAAAACGCTTATTAG
- a CDS encoding SMP-30/gluconolactonase/LRE family protein, with product MHIHSDGIALSPDGEWLYYKPLTDNKLYRIQTEYLRNPDLSEQELKMHVQDLGRFTTTDGMIFDLDGNLYLGDYQNYAIVQITPDLEMKTIMKDDRLIWPDSYSLSTDGHLYISCSQINKQPDYNEGKNQRTLPYTIYRMPLP from the coding sequence GTGCACATCCACTCTGATGGCATTGCCCTCTCGCCCGATGGAGAATGGCTGTACTACAAACCCTTAACCGATAATAAGTTGTACCGCATTCAAACGGAATACTTACGCAATCCTGATTTAAGCGAGCAAGAACTAAAAATGCACGTGCAAGACCTTGGCCGCTTTACTACTACCGACGGAATGATTTTTGACCTGGATGGCAACTTGTACTTGGGCGATTACCAAAATTACGCGATTGTTCAGATTACTCCTGATCTGGAAATGAAAACCATCATGAAAGACGATCGGCTCATCTGGCCGGATAGTTACTCCTTATCCACAGATGGGCATTTGTACATAAGCTGTTCCCAGATAAACAAACAACCCGACTACAACGAAGGTAAAAACCAGCGTACCCTGCCCTATACGATTTACCGGATGCCGCTACCTTAG
- the fcl gene encoding GDP-L-fucose synthase: MQPTDKIYVAGHRGMVGSAIIRKLEKEGYSHIITSTSKDLDLRNQVQVNEFFTIHKPDYVILAAAKVGGIVANNTFPAEFLYDNLMIQTNVIHAAYISKVQKLLFLGSSCIYPKLAHQPLKEEYLLTGELEPTNEAYAIAKIAGIKLCDAYRTQYGCNFISVMPTNLYGPNDNYDLQNSHVLPALLRKFITARENQEPSVTIWGSGTPKREFLHTDDLADACFYLMQTYNEPGLVNIGVGEDISILDLAQLIQKIVGYKGEIKTDTGKPDGTPRKLMDVSKLKSLGWQAKTSLEEGICKVYEEVKDFNWK, encoded by the coding sequence ATGCAACCAACCGATAAAATTTATGTAGCCGGCCACCGAGGCATGGTGGGCTCGGCTATCATCCGGAAATTAGAAAAAGAAGGTTATTCGCATATTATTACCAGCACATCTAAAGATTTAGATCTCCGAAATCAAGTACAAGTTAATGAGTTCTTTACCATCCATAAACCTGATTATGTAATTTTAGCAGCGGCAAAGGTTGGTGGTATTGTGGCTAATAATACTTTCCCTGCCGAATTTCTGTATGATAATCTGATGATTCAAACTAATGTAATACATGCGGCTTATATAAGTAAGGTGCAAAAATTACTATTTCTGGGATCTTCCTGCATTTATCCAAAATTAGCGCATCAGCCCTTAAAGGAAGAATACTTATTAACTGGGGAATTAGAGCCAACTAATGAAGCTTACGCCATTGCCAAAATAGCAGGTATAAAATTGTGTGATGCCTACCGTACGCAATACGGTTGTAACTTTATCTCGGTGATGCCTACTAATTTGTATGGTCCTAATGATAATTATGACCTGCAAAACTCGCACGTATTACCGGCGTTACTCCGAAAGTTTATTACTGCTCGGGAAAATCAGGAGCCATCCGTAACAATCTGGGGAAGTGGCACTCCCAAACGCGAGTTCCTGCACACCGACGATTTAGCTGATGCCTGCTTTTATTTAATGCAAACTTACAACGAACCGGGCTTAGTTAATATAGGAGTTGGCGAAGACATTTCCATTCTGGATTTAGCCCAACTCATTCAGAAGATAGTAGGTTATAAAGGTGAAATTAAGACAGACACCGGCAAGCCCGATGGTACTCCCCGCAAATTAATGGATGTTTCTAAACTAAAGTCATTGGGGTGGCAAGCTAAAACCTCTTTAGAAGAAGGCATTTGTAAAGTATACGAAGAAGTTAAAGATTTTAACTGGAAGTAA
- a CDS encoding major royal jelly family protein, translating to MEVQNNNLELLFADDTYQLTGVAISQEGRLFTNYPLWPGPHQYSVVEVLANNQVKPYPNAEMNSWQNGEDGKNKWVCVQAVYIDAENSLWVVDPACPNMEQVYQQSYKLVKINLATDAIERVYTFEGVLSAKSYLNDVRVDTQRQIAYLTNSNEGGIVVVDLNSGETRQLLQNHYSVKHDPEFTLLVDDKELKKAANLCTSTLMALPSRPMENGCTTNP from the coding sequence ATGGAAGTACAAAATAACAACCTGGAGCTATTATTTGCCGATGATACCTACCAGCTTACCGGAGTAGCCATTTCTCAGGAAGGACGCTTATTTACGAATTATCCTTTATGGCCTGGTCCGCACCAATATAGTGTAGTGGAAGTGTTGGCAAATAACCAGGTAAAACCTTACCCCAATGCAGAAATGAATAGCTGGCAGAATGGTGAGGATGGTAAAAACAAATGGGTATGCGTGCAAGCGGTATATATTGATGCCGAAAACAGTCTTTGGGTAGTAGATCCCGCTTGTCCGAACATGGAACAAGTATATCAGCAAAGTTATAAGCTAGTAAAAATAAACTTAGCTACCGATGCCATTGAGCGGGTTTATACTTTTGAAGGTGTACTCAGCGCTAAAAGTTACCTAAACGACGTGCGGGTAGATACGCAAAGACAAATCGCATATTTAACCAACTCCAACGAAGGCGGCATTGTGGTGGTAGATTTAAATTCTGGAGAAACGCGACAGTTGCTCCAAAACCATTACTCCGTCAAACACGATCCGGAGTTTACCTTACTCGTAGACGATAAAGAATTAAAAAAAGCGGCGAACCTGTGCACATCCACTCTGATGGCATTGCCCTCTCGCCCGATGGAGAATGGCTGTACTACAAACCCTTAA
- a CDS encoding FlgD immunoglobulin-like domain containing protein has translation MPASTSFTFTLSNSARVSAGVYITDGTLIKTLWSGIFYKAGTHTGTWDGTDDQGRRVADANYTIRVLSNNVTYTWEGVIGNTSDSLTGSKVLRSLQGIAGMAISGNTAYIATHYNEGSPAQLKIHLNNPQIRQPLFLDHTGTGQNTTFVATDDNKVYWAGFDPFQPTRSFVWASQVSNDAEVKFAKGQTQSTTWGRTYSSAISAVDALGSVPTGLAVQKKGSFLFVSRKKLNKLYVLHKINGALIKTLTITDVGLLAVDNTDRLWVQTGGKLTKYKVNSIGTLSRTGVSVSGLADPQGLAASHNGALVVVADGGNSQQLKAFSNVTGAAAWTYGQAGGYATNATVNNSKFYFNDPSQNVAGSFIAFQSNNSFWVGDTGNRRAQHYSANRNYIKRIMYLPGFYSCTVDKNNPSRVFANYLEFKVDYSKPLAATNGSWQLTKNWGYFLKNTLSNVDNKSLINLQFVHTLKNNRTYGFLPTPKNKYQIVELVPGARIRFTGIELDRSYQLYADGSLRKISGETKENSILTWSKKILMGFDTTKNPIWGIEKTIASSPPITSEDPVVGGHVVRTGETTSSGIVVAFDGGAAG, from the coding sequence TTGCCTGCTTCTACTTCTTTTACATTTACCTTAAGCAATAGTGCTAGAGTTAGTGCGGGTGTTTATATTACAGATGGCACTCTGATAAAAACACTTTGGAGTGGTATTTTCTATAAAGCGGGCACGCATACCGGAACCTGGGACGGCACCGACGACCAAGGACGGCGTGTGGCGGATGCTAACTATACTATTCGGGTGCTTTCTAATAATGTTACGTATACCTGGGAGGGTGTTATTGGGAATACATCCGATAGTTTAACTGGTTCTAAGGTGCTGCGATCATTGCAAGGCATAGCCGGTATGGCCATTTCTGGCAATACTGCTTATATAGCCACTCATTATAATGAAGGTTCTCCCGCTCAGCTTAAGATTCATTTAAATAATCCTCAAATCAGACAACCCTTGTTTTTAGATCATACAGGTACGGGCCAGAATACAACTTTTGTAGCCACAGATGATAATAAGGTTTATTGGGCTGGATTTGACCCGTTTCAGCCTACCCGTTCTTTTGTCTGGGCATCCCAGGTAAGCAATGATGCCGAAGTAAAGTTTGCTAAAGGCCAGACTCAGTCCACTACCTGGGGTAGAACTTATAGTAGTGCTATAAGCGCAGTTGATGCTCTAGGCTCGGTACCAACCGGATTAGCAGTTCAAAAAAAAGGTTCTTTTTTGTTCGTATCGCGCAAAAAATTAAATAAACTTTACGTGCTTCATAAAATTAACGGTGCTTTAATTAAAACTTTAACTATAACTGATGTAGGGCTATTAGCGGTAGATAACACCGACCGGTTATGGGTACAAACTGGCGGCAAATTAACTAAATATAAAGTAAATAGTATCGGCACTCTTTCCCGTACGGGCGTATCTGTTAGTGGGCTAGCAGATCCACAGGGTTTAGCGGCCTCACATAATGGAGCCCTTGTGGTTGTGGCTGACGGGGGAAATAGTCAGCAATTAAAAGCTTTTAGTAATGTAACGGGGGCTGCCGCCTGGACTTACGGACAAGCTGGCGGGTATGCTACTAATGCAACGGTAAACAACAGTAAGTTTTATTTTAACGATCCCAGCCAAAATGTAGCGGGTAGTTTTATTGCTTTCCAGTCTAATAATTCTTTTTGGGTGGGTGATACTGGCAACAGGCGGGCGCAACATTATTCGGCTAATCGGAATTATATAAAAAGAATTATGTATTTGCCGGGGTTTTATAGCTGCACAGTAGATAAAAATAACCCTAGCCGGGTTTTCGCCAATTACTTAGAGTTTAAAGTAGATTACAGCAAACCCCTGGCGGCTACTAATGGATCCTGGCAATTAACAAAAAACTGGGGCTATTTTTTAAAAAATACTTTATCCAATGTAGATAATAAAAGTTTAATTAATCTTCAGTTTGTTCATACTTTAAAAAACAATCGAACTTATGGTTTCTTGCCGACTCCAAAAAATAAATACCAGATTGTAGAACTGGTACCTGGTGCCAGAATTCGGTTTACAGGCATAGAGCTAGATCGTTCTTACCAATTATATGCCGATGGTTCTTTACGGAAAATTTCGGGAGAAACCAAAGAGAACAGCATACTCACTTGGAGTAAAAAGATATTAATGGGTTTCGATACTACCAAAAATCCTATATGGGGCATTGAAAAAACTATTGCGTCCTCACCGCCAATTACTTCCGAAGACCCCGTAGTAGGAGGACACGTTGTGCGCACCGGCGAAACAACTTCGTCGGGAATAGTAGTTGCTTTTGATGGGGGCGCGGCCGGTTAG
- a CDS encoding PA14 domain-containing protein has translation MALDKSIIWGYHGEFWKQGQTNKWNHFYDNGLFVGQFGITRWDIAGKVAVKGMAGNSFSPVIVKTSDGAAYLYHNDESEHGGIHRWKINGLNTIREQAIPIKLVAKEQGLLGQYFAGTDLNNFNIITTRVDPLINFRWLDGKPANTNLTSSENFSVSWMGYVKPLYSEEYTFFTNSNDGVKLWVDGKLLIDKWQKQTVTQNSATITLKSGKRYPIRLEYFQHLKPAAVSLSWASLSQHKQIIPAAQLSPVVAPDRSGGFDLLENLPYQEILQNDKYGWKRDPVAEDYSQLYSKWWSARTGFKSFKAQSPDLFAVFTQNLGNYSISRNLGNFSNLVAWKLTGIISYEGNYPNRYVADGFDESGGSYLEVLDNQGKVIVRTFQSIDFSDNWKTYVQANSRIIAQGSEIIMRTEGSKPQPITITANKGSMVVTYGQYPAINTKVFDPKSNWRNPKTLRLYFFGNGFNYSRVIDIESMLFSVTSPVSAASESSRKVPQILNLADTISLETIPVSSPDDKGHSASSDFVVYPNPVQSMLQIKHPEILSNGSVEIISADGRRIKKWLLRNGCTVTSVNVAFLRQGFYLIKFNNISSVKTIPFIKQ, from the coding sequence ATGGCTTTAGATAAAAGCATCATCTGGGGCTATCACGGTGAATTTTGGAAGCAAGGTCAAACTAATAAATGGAATCATTTTTACGATAACGGACTATTTGTTGGTCAGTTTGGCATCACCCGCTGGGATATAGCAGGGAAAGTAGCCGTTAAAGGAATGGCTGGTAATAGTTTTTCACCGGTTATTGTAAAAACCAGTGATGGAGCGGCTTACTTGTATCATAACGATGAATCAGAGCACGGAGGAATCCATCGCTGGAAAATAAATGGTTTAAATACTATCCGTGAACAAGCCATTCCGATTAAATTAGTTGCAAAAGAGCAAGGTTTGTTAGGTCAATACTTTGCAGGAACAGATCTAAATAATTTTAATATTATAACTACTCGGGTTGATCCCTTAATCAATTTTAGATGGTTGGATGGCAAACCGGCAAATACAAATCTTACCAGTTCCGAAAATTTTTCGGTTAGCTGGATGGGCTACGTAAAGCCATTATACTCCGAGGAATATACTTTTTTTACTAATTCCAACGATGGTGTAAAGTTGTGGGTAGATGGTAAACTTTTAATAGATAAATGGCAGAAGCAAACAGTAACCCAAAATAGCGCCACTATAACCTTAAAAAGCGGTAAACGTTATCCTATCCGGCTAGAATATTTCCAGCATCTTAAACCTGCCGCTGTTTCCTTGTCATGGGCTAGTTTAAGCCAGCATAAACAGATTATACCTGCAGCACAACTTTCTCCGGTTGTTGCTCCCGACAGATCCGGTGGGTTTGATCTTTTAGAAAACTTACCTTATCAGGAAATATTACAAAATGATAAATACGGGTGGAAAAGAGACCCTGTAGCAGAAGATTATTCCCAACTTTATAGTAAATGGTGGAGCGCCCGCACAGGTTTTAAGTCTTTCAAAGCACAATCTCCGGATTTATTTGCTGTTTTCACCCAAAATTTAGGTAACTATTCAATCTCTAGGAACTTAGGAAACTTTAGCAATTTAGTAGCTTGGAAGTTAACTGGTATAATCAGTTACGAAGGCAATTATCCAAATAGATATGTTGCCGATGGTTTTGATGAATCTGGCGGAAGTTATTTGGAAGTGCTGGATAATCAAGGAAAAGTAATAGTCCGAACTTTTCAGAGCATTGATTTTAGTGATAATTGGAAAACGTATGTACAAGCTAATTCCAGAATAATAGCGCAAGGTTCGGAGATAATTATGCGAACAGAAGGTAGCAAACCCCAACCCATTACTATTACTGCTAATAAAGGGAGCATGGTAGTTACCTATGGACAGTATCCTGCCATTAACACGAAAGTTTTTGATCCGAAAAGTAACTGGCGGAATCCTAAAACATTGCGCTTGTATTTCTTTGGCAATGGTTTTAATTATTCACGGGTGATTGATATTGAAAGCATGCTTTTTTCTGTAACTTCTCCGGTGTCTGCTGCCTCTGAGTCAAGCCGTAAGGTGCCACAGATTTTAAATTTAGCAGATACTATTTCTTTAGAAACTATACCTGTTTCATCGCCGGATGATAAAGGGCATAGTGCTTCTTCTGATTTTGTGGTTTATCCCAATCCGGTACAAAGTATGTTACAAATAAAGCATCCGGAAATATTAAGTAATGGTTCTGTCGAAATTATTTCTGCGGATGGCCGAAGAATTAAAAAATGGCTACTGCGTAATGGTTGTACGGTTACTTCGGTTAATGTTGCGTTCTTACGCCAAGGCTTTTATCTGATAAAATTTAATAATATTAGTTCTGTTAAAACTATCCCGTTCATTAAACAATAA